In Streptomyces sp. NBC_01439, the following are encoded in one genomic region:
- a CDS encoding response regulator transcription factor — protein MRIVLCDDERMVRTALRVILEAEADLEVVGEAATGAEAVPLVRSLAPDVVLMDVRMPEIDGIRATEQILATMAEPPRIVVVTTFENDAYVYDALRAGAAGFLLKRADPDELIGAVRLVARGDSLLFPAAVRSLAAAHAAGVPTAGAPWVARLTEREADVLRLMATGLSNHEMSERLGVGPQTIKTHVGSVLTKTGSRDRTQAVIAAYEGGFIMKKH, from the coding sequence CTGCGCATCGTGCTCTGCGACGACGAGCGGATGGTCCGCACCGCGCTGCGGGTGATCCTGGAGGCCGAAGCCGACCTGGAGGTCGTCGGTGAGGCGGCCACCGGGGCCGAGGCGGTTCCGCTGGTCCGCTCACTGGCCCCCGACGTGGTGCTCATGGACGTGCGGATGCCCGAGATCGACGGCATCCGGGCCACCGAACAGATCCTCGCCACCATGGCCGAGCCGCCCCGGATCGTGGTCGTCACCACCTTCGAGAACGACGCCTACGTCTACGACGCGCTGCGCGCCGGAGCCGCCGGCTTCCTCCTCAAACGGGCCGACCCGGACGAGCTGATCGGCGCGGTCCGACTCGTCGCCCGCGGTGACTCGCTGCTCTTCCCGGCCGCCGTACGCTCCCTGGCCGCCGCCCACGCGGCCGGCGTCCCGACCGCCGGCGCGCCCTGGGTGGCCCGACTCACCGAGCGCGAGGCCGACGTCCTGCGCCTGATGGCCACCGGACTGTCCAACCACGAGATGAGCGAGCGCCTCGGCGTCGGACCGCAGACCATCAAGACCCATGTCGGGTCGGTCCTCACCAAGACCGGCTCCCGCGACCGCACCCAGGCGGTCATCGCGGCCTACGAGGGAGGTTTCATCATGAAGAAACACTGA
- a CDS encoding peptidoglycan D,D-transpeptidase FtsI family protein — translation MNKTIRRASVFCLLLVLALLVRVTWVQAYQGQALADDKHNRRNLIGQYENPLGNIIVGGEAITGSVKTGGKDFGYKRTYVDGPLYAPITGYSSQAYGSTMLEGIYRNVLNGSDSRLKTVMDMLTNKRASPGNVLTTIDKDVQKATYDALQGKQGAAVALDPGTGEILAVVNNPSFDPGTIAGANDEKAWTELSADKGKAMENVALRKPQAPGSTFKLVTLAAAIENGLVTDIDRQTGIADPYTIPGTRTPLPSEAGSAACNNVSVRTALRLSCNNVFAELASKLGQDKMRATAEKLGFNVQIDTPVRTNPPSKYPSKKMSIDQVAQTGIGQFDVQATPLQMAMVTAAIENGGKLVAPHVVSEVTDAGGNVLESFKDAKSQRVMGEKTASMIRDAMRTVATEGGGKPAQVSGAEVGGKTGTAQRGVNNSLAPLAWFTSYGKSNGKQIAVAVVIENSDTDRSEIGGGKLAAPIAQKMMEAWLKK, via the coding sequence ATGAACAAGACGATCAGGCGTGCGTCGGTCTTCTGTCTGCTCCTGGTGCTGGCCCTGCTGGTCCGCGTCACCTGGGTGCAGGCATACCAAGGCCAGGCCCTCGCAGACGACAAGCACAACCGCCGGAATCTCATCGGGCAGTACGAGAACCCGCTGGGGAACATCATCGTGGGTGGGGAGGCGATCACCGGCTCGGTGAAGACGGGCGGCAAGGACTTCGGCTACAAGCGGACGTACGTCGACGGTCCCCTCTACGCCCCCATCACGGGCTACAGCTCCCAGGCCTACGGCAGCACCATGCTGGAGGGCATCTACAGGAACGTCCTCAACGGCTCCGACAGCCGACTGAAGACGGTCATGGACATGCTCACCAATAAGCGGGCTTCCCCCGGCAACGTCCTGACCACCATCGACAAGGACGTCCAGAAGGCCACCTATGACGCGCTCCAGGGCAAGCAGGGCGCGGCCGTGGCCCTGGACCCCGGAACCGGCGAGATCCTCGCCGTGGTGAACAATCCCTCCTTCGACCCGGGCACCATCGCCGGCGCCAACGACGAGAAGGCCTGGACGGAGCTCTCCGCGGACAAGGGCAAGGCCATGGAGAACGTGGCGCTGCGCAAGCCCCAGGCACCCGGCTCCACCTTCAAGCTGGTCACCCTCGCCGCGGCGATCGAGAACGGCCTCGTCACCGACATCGACCGGCAGACCGGCATCGCCGACCCGTACACGATTCCCGGCACCCGTACCCCGCTGCCCAGCGAGGCGGGCTCCGCGGCCTGCAACAACGTCTCGGTGCGCACCGCCCTGAGGCTGTCCTGCAACAACGTCTTCGCCGAGCTCGCTTCCAAGCTGGGCCAGGACAAGATGCGGGCGACGGCCGAGAAGCTCGGATTCAACGTGCAGATCGACACGCCGGTGCGCACCAACCCGCCCAGCAAGTACCCGTCGAAGAAGATGTCGATCGACCAGGTCGCGCAGACGGGTATCGGCCAGTTCGACGTGCAGGCCACCCCGCTCCAGATGGCGATGGTGACCGCCGCGATCGAGAACGGCGGCAAGCTCGTCGCCCCGCACGTCGTATCCGAGGTCACCGACGCGGGCGGCAACGTGCTGGAGAGCTTCAAGGACGCGAAGTCCCAGCGGGTCATGGGGGAGAAGACCGCCTCGATGATCCGCGACGCCATGCGCACGGTCGCCACCGAAGGCGGCGGCAAGCCGGCCCAGGTGTCCGGCGCCGAGGTGGGCGGCAAGACCGGTACCGCCCAGCGCGGTGTCAACAACAGCCTCGCTCCGCTGGCCTGGTTCACCTCGTACGGCAAGTCGAACGGCAAGCAGATCGCGGTGGCCGTGGTGATCGAGAACTCCGACACCGACCGTTCCGAGATCGGCGGCGGGAAGCTGGCCGCGCCCATCGCCCAGAAGATGATGGAGGCGTGGCTGAAGAAGTAG
- a CDS encoding GNAT family N-acetyltransferase translates to MIRAAHPDDLPAIAALHTRARATYYQGHIPEQAYLGDAELQRTREGWSRAIARDAAEGEVLCAEQDGELTGVAAFRTQDGETTLTQLHVDPVHWRRGTGAALHAACLDAWRRAGIRRVRLEVYEHNLRAQAFYATQGWLADPSAPRSGTHRTLWLQVGRASAPSGE, encoded by the coding sequence ATGATCAGAGCCGCGCACCCCGACGACCTCCCTGCGATCGCCGCCCTGCACACCCGGGCCCGCGCCACCTACTACCAGGGCCACATCCCCGAGCAGGCCTACCTGGGCGACGCCGAGCTCCAGCGGACCCGCGAGGGCTGGTCGCGGGCCATCGCCCGGGACGCGGCCGAGGGCGAGGTGCTCTGCGCCGAGCAGGACGGCGAGCTCACCGGGGTCGCCGCGTTCCGCACGCAGGACGGCGAGACCACCCTCACCCAGCTCCACGTCGACCCCGTCCACTGGCGCCGCGGCACCGGGGCCGCCCTGCACGCCGCCTGCCTGGACGCCTGGCGGCGGGCCGGAATCCGCCGGGTCCGCCTGGAGGTCTACGAACACAACCTCCGCGCCCAGGCCTTCTACGCCACCCAGGGGTGGCTCGCGGATCCCTCGGCCCCGCGCTCGGGCACCCACCGCACCCTCTGGCTCCAGGTGGGCCGGGCATCTGCCCCGTCCGGGGAATGA
- a CDS encoding DsbA family oxidoreductase: MRVEIWSDIACPWCYIGKARFAKGLAEFAHRDEVEVVFRSFELDPGGAKGVTTPVVEMLAKKYGRTLDEARGMEEHVAASARAEGLTYRTEGRDHGNTFDIHRLLHLAAARGRQEQLLDLAYRANFGEERSVFDPEVLIELAVEAGLDGAEARAVLADDSAYADAVRADEREAAELGANAVPFFVLDRRYGISGGQPAEVFTRALEQAWAGREALEPAPAAEACEPDGACAVPQA; encoded by the coding sequence ATGCGCGTCGAAATCTGGAGCGACATCGCTTGTCCCTGGTGCTACATCGGAAAGGCCCGTTTCGCCAAGGGCCTCGCCGAGTTCGCGCACCGCGACGAGGTGGAGGTCGTCTTCCGGTCCTTCGAACTCGACCCGGGCGGGGCGAAGGGCGTCACCACTCCCGTCGTGGAGATGCTCGCCAAGAAGTACGGCCGCACCCTCGACGAGGCGCGCGGCATGGAGGAGCACGTCGCCGCCAGCGCCCGCGCGGAGGGGCTCACCTACCGGACCGAGGGTCGCGACCACGGCAACACCTTCGACATCCACCGGCTGCTCCACCTGGCCGCCGCCCGCGGCCGGCAGGAGCAGCTGCTCGACCTCGCCTACCGGGCCAACTTCGGCGAGGAGCGCTCCGTCTTCGACCCCGAAGTTCTGATCGAGCTCGCCGTCGAGGCCGGACTCGACGGGGCCGAGGCCCGCGCCGTCCTCGCCGACGACTCCGCCTACGCCGACGCGGTCCGGGCCGACGAGCGCGAAGCCGCCGAGCTGGGAGCGAACGCCGTGCCGTTCTTCGTCCTCGACCGCCGCTACGGGATCTCCGGCGGACAGCCGGCAGAGGTGTTCACCCGGGCCCTGGAGCAGGCGTGGGCCGGGCGCGAGGCCCTGGAACCGGCCCCCGCCGCCGAGGCCTGCGAGCCCGACGGCGCGTGCGCGGTCCCCCAGGCATAA
- a CDS encoding aminotransferase class V-fold PLP-dependent enzyme, translated as MDLLLAEATRAEFAHSTTYLNTANCGVVPRSAVAAVRELAEAAGAGLPTGFGDFDRVNGARAAFARLVGVDTDRVSTGSAVSTHVGLVAASLPPGAEVLCPEGEFSSVINPFVARGDLKVRFAPLEAVAEAVGPGTALVSLSVVQSADGRKADLAAVRAAATAHGARMLVDATQAVGWLPFDASPYEYTVAGGFKWLLGVRGASYLTVSPQAQHTLTPLHAGWVPAVAEGGATYGPMAELAHGARRFDESPAFLAYHASEPALALLERIGIEAVHAHDTALAARYRAGLARLGHEPVPGDSAIVSVPGLADRQPVLEAAGIVTSARAGLLRASFHLYNTEADVDRLLDALSAS; from the coding sequence ATGGATCTTCTGCTCGCCGAAGCGACCCGTGCCGAGTTCGCCCACTCCACCACCTACCTCAACACCGCCAATTGCGGGGTCGTCCCGCGTTCCGCCGTCGCAGCCGTACGGGAGCTGGCCGAGGCGGCGGGGGCCGGGCTCCCCACCGGCTTCGGCGACTTCGACCGCGTGAACGGGGCCCGGGCGGCCTTCGCCCGCCTGGTCGGGGTGGACACCGACCGGGTGTCCACCGGCTCGGCCGTCTCCACCCACGTCGGCCTCGTCGCCGCCTCGCTCCCGCCGGGCGCCGAAGTGCTTTGTCCCGAGGGCGAGTTCTCCTCAGTGATCAACCCCTTCGTGGCGCGCGGCGACCTCAAGGTGCGCTTCGCCCCGCTCGAAGCCGTCGCCGAGGCCGTGGGCCCCGGTACCGCTCTGGTCTCGCTGAGCGTCGTGCAGTCCGCGGACGGCCGCAAGGCCGACCTGGCGGCGGTGCGCGCCGCGGCGACCGCGCACGGGGCCCGGATGCTCGTGGACGCGACCCAGGCGGTCGGCTGGCTCCCCTTCGACGCCTCGCCGTACGAGTACACGGTCGCCGGCGGCTTCAAATGGCTGCTCGGCGTGCGCGGAGCCTCGTACCTGACGGTGTCGCCGCAGGCCCAGCACACGCTGACCCCGCTGCACGCCGGATGGGTTCCGGCGGTGGCCGAAGGGGGCGCCACCTACGGGCCGATGGCGGAACTCGCCCACGGAGCGCGGCGGTTCGACGAGTCCCCGGCCTTCCTCGCCTACCACGCGTCCGAGCCGGCGCTGGCCCTGCTGGAGCGGATCGGCATCGAGGCCGTCCACGCCCACGACACCGCCCTGGCCGCCCGCTACCGGGCCGGGCTCGCGCGCCTGGGCCACGAACCCGTCCCCGGGGACTCCGCCATCGTCTCCGTACCGGGCCTCGCCGACCGGCAGCCCGTCCTGGAGGCGGCCGGCATCGTCACATCGGCGCGCGCGGGCCTCCTGCGGGCCTCGTTCCACCTCTACAACACGGAGGCGGACGTGGACCGGCTGCTGGACGCCCTCTCCGCCTCCTGA
- a CDS encoding amidohydrolase family protein, translated as MSDVSGVSQAGDVRDGRDVLHVKGRVLIGPDEVRDELWVVGGRISYERPPGAREITTVTGWALPGLVDAHCHVGLDAHGPVDAETAERQALTDRDAGTLLIRDAGSPSDTRWIDDREDLPKIIRAGRHIARTRRYIRNYAHEIEPADLVDYVGREALRGDGWVKLVGDWIEREAGDLTACWPRAEVEAAIAEAHRLGARVTAHCFAGDSLRDLVEAGIDCIEHATGLTEDTIPLFADRGVAIVPTLVNIATFPKLAAGGDAKFPRWSAHMLRLHERRYDTVRSAYDAGIDVFVGTDAGGSLPHGLVAAEVAELVKAGIPPIDALSATTWAAREWLGRPGLTEGAPADLVVYAADPRADVRVLAQPLRVVVNGRVRA; from the coding sequence ATGAGCGATGTGAGCGGTGTGAGCCAGGCAGGCGATGTGCGCGACGGGCGCGATGTGCTGCACGTCAAGGGGCGGGTGCTGATCGGGCCCGACGAGGTGCGCGACGAGCTGTGGGTGGTCGGCGGGCGGATCTCCTACGAGCGCCCGCCCGGCGCCCGCGAGATCACCACGGTGACCGGCTGGGCCCTACCCGGACTGGTCGACGCGCACTGCCACGTGGGCCTGGACGCCCACGGCCCGGTCGACGCCGAGACCGCCGAGCGCCAGGCCCTCACCGACCGCGACGCCGGCACCCTCCTCATCCGGGACGCCGGTTCGCCCTCCGACACCCGCTGGATCGACGACCGCGAGGACCTGCCGAAGATCATCCGGGCCGGGCGGCACATCGCGCGCACCCGCCGCTACATCCGCAACTACGCCCACGAGATCGAACCCGCCGACCTCGTCGATTACGTCGGCCGCGAGGCGCTGCGCGGTGACGGCTGGGTCAAGCTCGTAGGAGACTGGATCGAACGCGAGGCCGGGGACCTCACGGCCTGCTGGCCGCGCGCCGAGGTCGAGGCGGCCATTGCCGAGGCGCATCGGCTCGGCGCCCGCGTCACCGCGCACTGCTTCGCCGGGGACTCGCTGCGCGACCTGGTCGAGGCGGGCATCGACTGCATCGAACACGCCACCGGCCTCACCGAGGACACCATCCCGCTGTTCGCGGACCGCGGGGTCGCGATCGTCCCGACGCTCGTGAACATCGCGACCTTCCCGAAGCTGGCGGCGGGCGGCGATGCGAAGTTCCCCCGCTGGTCGGCGCACATGCTGCGGCTCCACGAACGGCGCTACGACACCGTCCGCTCCGCCTACGACGCGGGCATCGACGTCTTCGTCGGCACCGACGCGGGAGGCTCCCTGCCGCACGGCCTGGTCGCGGCGGAGGTCGCGGAACTGGTCAAAGCCGGTATCCCGCCGATCGACGCCCTCTCCGCGACGACCTGGGCGGCCCGCGAGTGGCTCGGCAGGCCGGGGCTGACCGAGGGGGCGCCCGCCGACCTCGTGGTGTACGCCGCCGACCCGCGGGCCGACGTACGCGTGCTCGCGCAGCCGCTGCGGGTCGTCGTGAACGGCAGGGTCCGGGCCTGA